One window of the Zea mays cultivar B73 chromosome 3, Zm-B73-REFERENCE-NAM-5.0, whole genome shotgun sequence genome contains the following:
- the LOC103650038 gene encoding bisdemethoxycurcumin synthase: MTSLLLVSQIAAVGLCSDRRRELRADGPATVLAIGTANPPNCVRQEEYADYYFRVTKSEHLTSLKDKLKRICHKSAIKKRYFHHTEELLRGHPAFIDRSMPSLHERQDIMASAVPELAAAAAVDAIAEWGRPATEITHLVVTTYSGAHMPGVDWLVASLLGLRPTVRRTMLYMNGCSSGCAALRLAKDMAENNRGARVLVACAEVTLAIFRAPHEAHVDTLILQSLLGDGAGAVIVGADPVSVEEPDFEMLSASQTTIPETKHVAAGQLCEDGLHFNPSREIPSLVRENIEQCMVDALSLLGIGGSWNDLFWAVHPGGRAVLDSVEEGLMLEPHKLEASRRVLSEYGNMSGPSVIFVLDELRRQQERKGMGVIVGLGPGVVVETIVLQATDSQKKI; the protein is encoded by the exons ATGACGTCGCTGCTGCTGGTCAGCCAAATAGCGGCGGTCGGCCTCTGCAGCGACAGAAGGCGAGAGCTGCGTGCCGACGGCCCAGCCACCGTGCTCGCCATCGGGACGGCGAACCCGCCCAACTGCGTGAGGCAGGAGGAGTACGCGGACTACTACTTCCGCGTTACCAAGAGCGAGCACCTCACTAGCCTTAAAGACAAGCTCAAGAGGATCT GCCACAAATCGGCAATCAAGAAACGCTACTTCCACCACACGGAGGAGCTGCTACGCGGCCACCCTGCATTCATCGACCGGTCCATGCCATCGTTACATGAGCGGCAGGACATCATGGCTAGTGCCGTTCCCGAGCTCGCTGCCGCAGCCGCAGTTGACGCTATCGCCGAGTGGGGGCGTCCAGCCACGGAGATCACGCACCTCGTGGTGACCACCTACTCCGGCGCCCACATGCCGGGCGTGGACTGGCTCGTGGCCTCACTCCTCGGCCTGCGCCCCACCGTGCGCCGCACCATGCTCTACATGAACGGCTGCTCCAGCGGCTGCGCCGCGCTCCGTCTCGCCAAGGACATGGCCGAGAACAACCGCGGCGCGCGCGTGCTCGTGGCCTGTGCCGAGGTCACGCTCGCCATTTTCCGCGCGCCCCACGAGGCCCACGTCGACACGCTCATCTTGCAGTCACTGTTAGGAGATGGCGCGGGCGCCGTCATCGTCGGCGCCGACCCCGTCTCCGTCGAAGAACCGGACTTCGAGATGCTGTCCGCCTCGCAGACCACGATACCGGAGACCAAGCATGTCGCCGCCGGCCAGCTCTGTGAGGATGGGTTACACTTCAACCCTTCCAGGGAGATCCCGTCCCTGGTACGTGAAAACATAGAGCAGTGTATGGTTGACGCTCTATCGCTGCTCGGCATCGGCGGCAGCTGGAACGACCTCTTCTGGGCGGTCCATCCGGGTGGACGCGCCGTCTTGGACAGCGTCGAGGAGGGGCTTATGTTGGAACCGCACAAGCTGGAAGCGAGCCGCCGGGTGCTGAGTGAGTACGGGAACATGTCTGGGCCGTCGGTCATCTTCGTGCTTGACGAGCTCCGGCGCCAGCAAGAGAGAAAGGGGATGGGGGTGATTGTTGGCTTGGGGCCAGGAGTAGTTGTCGAAACCATAGTTTTGCAAGCAACGGATAGCCAAAAGAAGATTTAG